In Alphaproteobacteria bacterium US3C007, one genomic interval encodes:
- a CDS encoding ABC transporter substrate-binding protein, translating into MKTILSSALALMAAAAATTVQAADDVKLQLQWVTQAQFAGYYVALDKGFYTAEDLNVTILPGGPDIAPPQVLAGGGADAMLNWMPSALAAREKGLPVVNIAQPFKSSGLMLTCWKDTGIKSPADFKGKTIGVWFYGNEYPFLSWMSQEGISTEGGDDGVTVLRQGFNVDPLLQRQADCISTMTYNEFGQVLDAGVSEDELITFKYEDQGVATLEDGIYALEDNLQDPAFADKMVRFVRASMKGWKYAEANPAEAANIVLDNDESGAQTEAHQVRMMGEIAKLTAGSNGTLDPADYERTVATLMAGGSDPVITAKPSGAWTHAITDKALK; encoded by the coding sequence ATGAAAACCATTCTATCAAGTGCCCTGGCGCTGATGGCTGCAGCCGCAGCCACCACCGTGCAAGCCGCCGATGATGTAAAGCTGCAATTGCAATGGGTGACGCAGGCCCAATTTGCTGGCTACTACGTGGCGTTGGACAAAGGGTTTTACACAGCGGAAGACCTGAATGTCACAATTTTACCAGGTGGGCCCGACATCGCCCCCCCGCAAGTTCTGGCTGGCGGCGGCGCTGATGCGATGCTGAATTGGATGCCCTCTGCCTTGGCCGCGCGCGAAAAAGGCCTACCCGTGGTGAATATTGCCCAGCCCTTTAAAAGCTCAGGTTTGATGCTGACCTGCTGGAAAGATACAGGGATCAAAAGCCCCGCCGATTTCAAAGGCAAAACCATCGGTGTGTGGTTCTATGGCAATGAATACCCATTCTTAAGCTGGATGAGCCAGGAAGGTATTTCCACCGAGGGCGGCGATGATGGGGTTACCGTGTTGCGTCAAGGCTTCAACGTTGATCCGCTGTTGCAACGCCAAGCCGATTGCATTTCCACCATGACCTATAATGAATTTGGACAGGTTTTGGATGCCGGTGTGTCCGAAGATGAGCTGATCACATTCAAATATGAAGACCAGGGCGTGGCCACATTGGAGGATGGCATTTATGCGTTGGAAGACAATCTGCAAGACCCTGCTTTTGCGGATAAGATGGTGCGCTTCGTACGCGCTTCGATGAAGGGCTGGAAATACGCAGAAGCCAACCCGGCTGAAGCGGCAAATATCGTGCTGGACAATGATGAATCAGGCGCCCAAACCGAGGCACATCAAGTGCGCATGATGGGAGAAATTGCAAAACTCACCGCCGGCTCAAACGGCACGTTGGACCCCGCCGACTATGAGCGCACAGTCGCAACCTTGATGGCAGGCGGGTCAGATCCGGTGATCACCGCCAAACCAAGCGGTGCTTGGACACACGCAATCACCGATAAAGCCCTTAAGTAA
- a CDS encoding ABC transporter permease, which produces MSIVFFSIVVWIAAWTLNVKLANGTASGTRLVKVIVPTLFGLTLLLVWEMLVRGLNVPLVILPPPSLVVDTMADNLAILWKDFVQTFLKGALRGYLIGCSAAILTAFLVDRFDFLSRGLLPVGNFIAALPIIGTAPILVMWFGFDWQSKAAVVVVMVFFPMLVNTVAGLRETTAMQRDLMHTYAARPAQSFLKLRLPAAMPFMFNGLKISTTLALIGAIVAEFFGSPVVGMGFRISASVGQLALDMVWAEIVVAALAGSAFYGAVAIIEKGVTFWHPSQRGS; this is translated from the coding sequence ATGAGCATTGTTTTTTTCAGCATTGTGGTCTGGATCGCGGCTTGGACGCTCAATGTCAAATTGGCCAATGGCACCGCCTCCGGCACGCGATTGGTCAAAGTGATCGTACCAACGTTGTTTGGCCTGACCTTATTGCTGGTTTGGGAAATGCTGGTGCGCGGCCTCAACGTGCCTTTGGTGATTTTACCACCACCCTCCTTGGTGGTCGACACTATGGCAGATAATCTGGCAATTCTTTGGAAAGACTTTGTACAAACCTTTCTCAAAGGCGCTCTGCGCGGATATCTGATTGGCTGCAGCGCCGCGATTCTCACCGCATTTCTGGTGGACCGGTTTGATTTTTTAAGCCGAGGGCTGTTACCCGTGGGAAATTTTATCGCGGCGCTTCCAATCATTGGTACCGCGCCAATTTTAGTGATGTGGTTTGGCTTTGACTGGCAATCGAAAGCCGCAGTGGTGGTGGTCATGGTGTTTTTCCCAATGCTCGTGAACACCGTCGCCGGATTGCGCGAAACCACAGCCATGCAACGTGACTTAATGCACACATACGCCGCGCGCCCGGCGCAATCGTTTTTAAAATTGCGGCTACCCGCCGCGATGCCATTTATGTTTAACGGGTTAAAAATTTCAACCACGCTAGCGCTGATCGGCGCCATTGTTGCCGAGTTTTTCGGCTCACCCGTCGTGGGAATGGGGTTTCGAATTTCCGCCTCTGTCGGGCAATTGGCGCTTGATATGGTCTGGGCAGAAATCGTTGTCGCTGCGCTGGCGGGAAGCGCGTTTTATGGCGCCGTCGCAATAATAGAAAAGGGGGTCACCTTTTGGCACCCCTCGCAAAGAGGCTCGTAG
- a CDS encoding ABC transporter permease has protein sequence MTQKLLPILTVILALLAAWYVAVVPMNIKSALTTAERTGADVVPAGAKERRDLSAIGLVATNSFAIAATFSQDRPRLPAPHQVASELWKTTVEKKITSKRSLVFHAWITLSATLLGFAIGTGMGILLAVGIVHSRAMDMSVMPWAIASQTIPILAIAPMIIVVLNSIGIQGLLPKAFISAYLSFFPVVVGMVKGLRSPDRMQLDLLKTYNSSAPQSLLKLRLPASLPYLFASLKIGIAASLVGAIVGELPTGAVRGLGARLLAGSYYGQTVQIWSALFMAAIVAASLVALVGVVQRLTLKKMGMS, from the coding sequence ATGACACAAAAGCTGCTGCCCATTCTAACGGTTATATTGGCTTTGCTGGCCGCTTGGTATGTGGCCGTGGTGCCGATGAATATAAAATCTGCTCTCACCACCGCCGAGCGCACGGGAGCTGACGTGGTTCCGGCCGGTGCAAAAGAGCGGCGGGATCTCTCGGCTATTGGGCTTGTGGCGACGAATAGTTTCGCCATCGCGGCAACCTTTTCGCAAGACCGCCCGCGGCTTCCTGCGCCCCATCAAGTGGCCAGCGAGCTTTGGAAAACCACGGTTGAGAAAAAAATAACCTCGAAGCGAAGCCTGGTGTTTCATGCATGGATCACCCTGAGCGCTACCTTGCTTGGCTTTGCAATCGGCACCGGCATGGGTATTTTGCTTGCCGTGGGGATTGTGCATAGCCGGGCGATGGATATGAGTGTGATGCCTTGGGCAATCGCCTCGCAAACCATTCCGATTTTGGCCATTGCACCGATGATCATCGTGGTGCTGAATTCTATAGGCATCCAAGGCCTACTGCCGAAAGCCTTTATCAGCGCCTATCTGAGCTTTTTCCCCGTGGTCGTTGGAATGGTGAAAGGATTGCGCAGCCCTGATCGGATGCAGCTTGATTTGTTGAAGACTTATAACAGTTCTGCGCCTCAAAGCCTGCTGAAATTGCGCCTGCCCGCCTCGTTGCCTTATCTTTTTGCATCGCTAAAAATTGGAATTGCCGCCAGCTTGGTTGGGGCGATTGTTGGCGAATTGCCCACTGGCGCCGTGCGCGGCTTGGGGGCCCGCCTCTTGGCCGGATCCTATTATGGGCAGACCGTGCAAATCTGGTCGGCTTTGTTCATGGCCGCGATTGTAGCCGCCAGTTTGGTGGCGCTGGTTGGAGTGGTTCAAAGACTCACGTTGAAAAAAATGGGAATGTCATGA
- a CDS encoding ABC transporter ATP-binding protein, producing MAQEIVISAKDLSLTFATGDGAVHALKNVSLDVKKGEFVSFIGPSGCGKTTFLRVMADLEQPTGGNITVNGVSPSAARQARAYGYVFQAAGLYPWRSIGGNIRLPLEIMGFSKAEQAERVKNVLELVELSDFEKKFPWQLSGGMQQRASIARALAFDADILLMDEPFGALDEIVRDHLNEQLLKLWKRTHKTIGFVTHSIPEAVYLSTKIVVMSPRPGRITDVIESSLPEERPLNIRDSEEFIAIAQRVREGLRAGHDAE from the coding sequence ATGGCGCAGGAAATAGTGATCTCCGCCAAAGATTTATCCCTTACATTTGCAACGGGGGATGGTGCTGTTCATGCGCTGAAAAACGTGAGCCTTGATGTAAAAAAAGGGGAATTTGTCAGCTTTATTGGCCCATCAGGCTGCGGCAAAACCACGTTCTTGCGGGTAATGGCGGATCTCGAACAGCCTACTGGCGGCAACATCACCGTCAATGGCGTGTCGCCAAGCGCCGCGCGCCAAGCGCGCGCCTATGGCTATGTGTTTCAAGCCGCAGGCCTTTACCCTTGGCGCAGCATTGGCGGCAATATCCGCTTGCCGCTTGAAATCATGGGGTTTAGCAAAGCCGAACAGGCCGAGCGGGTAAAAAACGTGCTGGAACTGGTCGAACTGTCCGATTTTGAAAAGAAATTTCCATGGCAATTGTCAGGCGGGATGCAGCAGCGTGCCTCCATCGCCCGAGCCTTGGCTTTTGATGCCGATATCCTCTTGATGGATGAACCTTTCGGAGCGCTGGATGAAATCGTGCGGGACCATTTGAACGAGCAATTGCTCAAACTTTGGAAGCGCACGCATAAAACCATCGGATTTGTCACCCATTCGATTCCCGAAGCGGTGTATCTATCCACAAAAATCGTTGTCATGTCACCGCGCCCGGGGCGCATCACGGATGTGATCGAGAGCAGCCTGCCAGAGGAACGTCCGCTGAATATTCGCGATTCAGAAGAATTTATCGCGATCGCGCAACGGGTGCGCGAAGGCCTTCGCGCGGGGCATGACGCAGAATGA
- the hydA gene encoding dihydropyrimidinase yields MSKVIKGGTVCTADRAWKADVLIEGETIKQIGEDLAGDEYIDAAGAYVIPGGIDPHTHLEMPFMGTTAAETFETGTWAAAVGGTTMVVDFCLPGADGSIKNAINEWHRKSAPQICSDVGYHMAITGWNEEIFNGMKDAVDMGVNSFKHFMAYKGALMIEDDEMFASFKRCKEIGALPMVHAENGDLVADMQQQMLEQGITGPEGHAYSRPPEFEGEAANRAITIADAAGVPLYVVHVSCEQAHEAIRRARQKGMRVYGEPLAQFLTLDESEYFKGDWMHSARRVMSPPFRNKEHQASLWAGLQSGSLQVVATDHAAFTSEQKLMGKDNFCLIPNGSNGLEERLAVLWTEGVETGRLTPSEFVAVTSTNIAKILNIYPKKGAIVEGADADIVVWDPKISKTISVSNHHSILDYNVFEGFNVSAQSRFTISRGDVIWAWGQNSQPNPGRGRFVPRPAFPDANAALSKWKALTAPKQIHRDPMNIPAGI; encoded by the coding sequence ATGAGCAAAGTGATCAAAGGCGGAACCGTTTGCACGGCCGACCGCGCCTGGAAGGCGGATGTCCTTATCGAAGGCGAAACCATCAAACAAATCGGTGAAGATCTGGCCGGCGATGAATATATCGATGCAGCTGGCGCCTATGTGATTCCTGGCGGAATTGATCCGCATACGCATCTTGAAATGCCCTTCATGGGCACAACTGCCGCCGAAACCTTTGAAACGGGCACATGGGCCGCCGCCGTAGGCGGCACAACGATGGTGGTGGATTTCTGCCTGCCAGGGGCAGATGGCTCGATCAAAAACGCAATCAATGAATGGCACCGCAAATCCGCGCCTCAAATCTGTTCGGATGTAGGCTATCATATGGCGATCACCGGCTGGAATGAAGAGATCTTCAACGGGATGAAAGATGCGGTTGATATGGGGGTCAACTCGTTCAAACATTTCATGGCCTATAAAGGCGCCCTGATGATTGAAGATGATGAAATGTTTGCCAGCTTTAAACGCTGTAAGGAAATCGGAGCACTGCCGATGGTGCATGCCGAAAACGGTGATTTGGTGGCCGATATGCAGCAGCAAATGCTCGAGCAAGGTATAACAGGGCCCGAAGGCCATGCCTATTCCCGTCCGCCTGAATTCGAAGGTGAAGCCGCAAATCGCGCGATCACCATCGCGGATGCAGCCGGCGTGCCGCTTTATGTGGTGCATGTCAGCTGCGAGCAGGCCCATGAAGCGATCCGGCGGGCGCGCCAAAAAGGCATGCGCGTCTATGGCGAGCCGTTGGCACAATTCCTAACCTTGGATGAAAGCGAGTATTTCAAGGGTGATTGGATGCATTCGGCGCGGCGCGTGATGTCACCGCCATTTCGTAATAAAGAGCATCAGGCCAGCCTTTGGGCCGGCTTACAATCAGGCTCTTTACAAGTTGTGGCCACCGATCATGCCGCCTTTACGAGCGAACAAAAACTGATGGGCAAGGATAATTTCTGCTTGATTCCAAATGGCTCAAACGGGCTGGAAGAGCGTTTGGCGGTTCTATGGACGGAGGGCGTTGAAACCGGACGATTGACACCCAGCGAATTCGTGGCCGTCACCAGCACCAACATTGCAAAAATTCTGAATATCTATCCAAAGAAAGGTGCGATTGTAGAGGGTGCAGATGCCGATATTGTGGTTTGGGATCCAAAAATTTCCAAAACCATCAGCGTCTCAAACCATCATTCCATCTTGGATTATAATGTGTTTGAGGGCTTCAATGTCAGCGCCCAATCGCGCTTTACGATCAGCCGCGGCGATGTAATCTGGGCCTGGGGCCAAAACAGCCAACCCAATCCTGGCCGCGGCCGCTTCGTACCCCGCCCTGCCTTCCCAGATGCCAATGCGGCCTTAAGCAAATGGAAAGCCCTAACAGCCCCAAAACAAATCCATCGCGATCCAATGAATATTCCAGCCGGGATTTAA
- a CDS encoding Zn-dependent hydrolase, with protein MAAPGENLKINGDRLWNSLMDMAEIGPGVAGGNNRQTLTDEDGEGRHLFQKWCDAAGCSMGVDQMGNMFAMRPGTDPDALPVYVGSHLDTQPTGGKYDGVLGVLGGLEIIRSLNDLGIRTKHPIVVTNFTNEEGTRFAPAMLASGVFAGVHTQDWAYARTDSDGKSFGDELTRIGWRGEEAVGARKMHAFFELHIEQGPILEAEGVDIGVVTHGQGLSWTQVTITGKDAHTGSTPMPMRKNAGLGMARVLNLVDEIALSHAPDAVGAAGHIDVFPNSRNVIPGQVVFTIDFRSPDLTVIEDMETRLKTGAQQICDDMGLEVAFEKVGGFDPVAFDEDCVSAVRNAAERLGYSHRNIISGAGHDACWVNQVAPTAMIMCPCVDGLSHNEAEDISKDWATAGTDVLFHAVVETAVITE; from the coding sequence ATGGCCGCACCCGGAGAAAACCTAAAGATCAATGGCGACCGGCTTTGGAACAGCCTGATGGATATGGCTGAAATTGGACCCGGGGTCGCGGGTGGTAATAATCGCCAGACCCTCACCGACGAAGATGGCGAGGGGCGCCATCTGTTTCAAAAATGGTGTGATGCAGCAGGCTGCAGCATGGGCGTGGATCAGATGGGAAATATGTTTGCCATGCGCCCCGGAACCGACCCCGATGCTTTGCCGGTCTATGTCGGCTCACATCTGGACACGCAGCCCACGGGCGGCAAATATGACGGGGTGTTAGGTGTTTTGGGCGGTTTAGAGATTATTCGAAGCCTCAATGATCTTGGCATTCGCACGAAACACCCGATCGTTGTTACCAATTTCACCAATGAAGAAGGCACCCGCTTTGCGCCGGCCATGCTGGCCTCGGGTGTATTTGCTGGTGTCCATACGCAAGACTGGGCCTATGCCCGCACCGATAGTGATGGCAAATCCTTCGGCGATGAGCTCACCCGCATCGGGTGGCGCGGTGAAGAAGCGGTGGGCGCGCGCAAAATGCATGCGTTTTTCGAATTGCATATCGAACAAGGGCCTATTTTAGAAGCCGAAGGCGTGGATATCGGCGTGGTTACGCATGGTCAGGGCCTGAGCTGGACGCAAGTGACCATTACCGGCAAAGACGCCCATACCGGCTCTACTCCAATGCCAATGCGCAAAAACGCCGGGCTTGGTATGGCGCGGGTCTTGAATTTGGTCGATGAGATCGCGCTGAGCCATGCCCCTGATGCCGTGGGGGCAGCGGGCCATATTGATGTGTTTCCCAATTCACGAAATGTGATCCCAGGGCAGGTTGTGTTTACAATCGATTTCCGCAGCCCCGATTTAACGGTCATCGAAGATATGGAAACCCGCCTGAAAACCGGAGCGCAGCAAATTTGCGATGATATGGGGCTTGAAGTGGCGTTTGAAAAAGTTGGCGGATTTGATCCGGTGGCCTTTGACGAGGACTGCGTCAGCGCTGTGCGCAACGCCGCAGAGCGCTTGGGCTATAGCCACAGGAATATCATTTCGGGTGCCGGGCATGATGCCTGCTGGGTCAATCAAGTGGCCCCAACCGCTATGATCATGTGCCCCTGCGTCGATGGGCTCAGCCATAATGAAGCCGAAGATATATCAAAAGACTGGGCAACAGCGGGCACCGATGTGCTGTTTCATGCGGTTGTCGAAACTGCCGTCATAACAGAGTAG
- a CDS encoding TetR/AcrR family transcriptional regulator, with protein MLILKAAKAHIRAENERLILEAGERIFAQHGFRGATMQMIADQAGLPKANLHYYFDSKEKLYRCVVEKIFEIWLQAASSFENSDEPKEALKLYIYEKMQISRRHPYGSKVWANEVMQGAPIIQDFLETQLRSWTDGRIESIQAWIAAGKIRSVEPRWVMYMIWATTQHYADFGHQIETLNADAPLSEAQWEAASETVFEVIWNGLAPKQSL; from the coding sequence GTGCTTATTTTGAAAGCGGCAAAAGCGCATATTCGAGCGGAAAATGAACGGCTGATTCTGGAAGCGGGCGAGCGTATCTTTGCGCAGCACGGATTTCGCGGCGCAACCATGCAAATGATTGCGGATCAGGCGGGCCTTCCCAAAGCCAATCTGCATTATTATTTTGATTCAAAAGAAAAACTATATCGCTGTGTCGTTGAGAAAATTTTTGAGATCTGGTTGCAAGCGGCCAGTAGTTTTGAAAATTCGGATGAACCGAAAGAGGCGTTAAAACTCTATATTTATGAAAAGATGCAAATCAGCCGCCGGCATCCTTATGGATCAAAAGTCTGGGCCAATGAGGTGATGCAAGGCGCGCCTATAATTCAGGATTTTCTAGAAACGCAGTTGCGCAGCTGGACGGATGGGCGCATCGAAAGTATTCAAGCGTGGATCGCAGCAGGAAAAATTCGATCGGTGGAGCCGCGTTGGGTGATGTATATGATTTGGGCGACAACGCAGCATTATGCTGATTTTGGGCATCAGATAGAAACCTTGAACGCGGATGCGCCGCTTAGCGAGGCGCAATGGGAGGCGGCCAGCGAGACGGTGTTTGAGGTGATTTGGAACGGCTTGGCACCCAAACAGAGCTTATGA
- a CDS encoding TetR family transcriptional regulator C-terminal domain-containing protein, which translates to MSKTTSPSKPQTRIQKRNIMIILDAALEVFSTYGFRGTTLDQIARQAGLSKPNVLYYFDGKEAIHLALLSQLLETWLDPLRAIDPQGDPKTELMRYIRHKLQMSRDFPRESRLFANEIVQGAPRMQVFLQGDLRDLVDEKAAVIQAWMKDGKLTQLDPFHLIFSIWALTQHYADFEAQIRLVRGSNIAQPHDGSEDFLDQVFQKLLTP; encoded by the coding sequence ATGAGCAAAACAACCTCTCCCTCAAAGCCGCAAACGCGGATTCAAAAACGCAATATCATGATCATTCTTGATGCAGCGCTCGAGGTGTTTTCAACCTATGGGTTTCGGGGCACCACACTGGATCAAATCGCGCGTCAGGCGGGCTTGTCAAAACCCAATGTGCTCTATTATTTTGATGGCAAAGAAGCGATCCATTTGGCGTTGCTGAGCCAGCTTTTGGAAACCTGGCTGGATCCGCTGCGCGCGATTGACCCGCAGGGCGATCCCAAAACCGAATTGATGCGCTATATCCGCCATAAGTTGCAAATGTCGCGCGACTTTCCCCGTGAGAGCCGGTTATTTGCCAATGAAATCGTGCAAGGTGCGCCGCGTATGCAGGTTTTTTTACAAGGGGATCTGCGAGATTTGGTTGATGAAAAAGCCGCCGTGATCCAAGCTTGGATGAAGGATGGCAAGCTCACTCAGTTGGATCCGTTTCATTTGATTTTTTCGATTTGGGCGCTGACCCAGCATTATGCCGATTTTGAAGCCCAGATTCGCTTGGTGCGCGGTTCTAATATCGCGCAACCGCATGATGGGTCAGAAGATTTTTTGGATCAGGTGTTTCAAAAACTCCTGACCCCTTAA
- the preA gene encoding NAD-dependent dihydropyrimidine dehydrogenase subunit PreA: MADLTSNFIGIKSPNPFWLASAPPTDKEYNVRRAFEAGWGGVVWKTLGSEGPPIVNVSGPRYGAIWGADRRLLGLNNIELITDRPLEINLQEIKSVKRDYPDRALIVSLMVPCEEEAWKAVLAHVEDTEADGLELNFGCPHGMAERGMGSAVGQVPEYVEMVTRWVKQHSRMPCIVKLTPNIADICQPAQAAMRGGADAVSLINTITSITGVDLDVMAPTPTIDGMGTHGGYCGPAVKPIAMNMVAQIARHADTQGLPISGIGGVTTWRDAAEFMALGAGNVQVCTAAMTYGFKIVQEMISGLSEWMDEKSYTAVDDFIGKAVPQVTDWQYLNLNHVTKARINQEDCIQCGRCYAACEDTSHQAISMSADRVFEVKDDECVACNLCVNVCPVEDCITMETLPIGALDERTNRVITPEPLNWTQHPNNPSAQAAE; encoded by the coding sequence ATGGCAGACTTAACCAGCAATTTTATTGGCATCAAATCTCCCAACCCTTTCTGGCTGGCCTCAGCGCCACCGACGGATAAAGAATACAATGTCCGCCGGGCGTTTGAAGCCGGCTGGGGGGGCGTGGTTTGGAAAACCCTCGGCTCAGAGGGCCCTCCGATTGTGAATGTCAGCGGGCCGCGTTATGGCGCGATATGGGGCGCGGATCGCCGCCTTCTGGGCCTCAATAATATTGAACTGATCACCGACCGGCCTTTGGAAATCAATCTGCAAGAAATCAAATCGGTGAAACGCGATTATCCGGATCGCGCCCTGATCGTCTCGTTGATGGTGCCATGCGAGGAAGAAGCGTGGAAAGCCGTTTTGGCGCATGTCGAAGATACCGAAGCCGATGGGCTAGAGCTGAATTTTGGCTGTCCGCATGGTATGGCCGAGCGCGGTATGGGATCTGCCGTGGGCCAAGTACCCGAATATGTGGAAATGGTCACGCGCTGGGTCAAACAGCATAGCCGGATGCCCTGTATCGTAAAACTAACGCCAAATATTGCCGATATTTGCCAACCGGCGCAGGCCGCCATGCGCGGTGGCGCGGATGCGGTCAGTCTGATCAACACCATTACCTCGATCACAGGTGTGGATCTGGACGTCATGGCCCCAACCCCAACGATTGACGGCATGGGCACCCATGGTGGCTATTGCGGGCCTGCCGTGAAACCGATTGCGATGAATATGGTGGCGCAGATCGCCCGTCATGCAGATACCCAAGGCCTGCCAATTTCAGGGATTGGTGGGGTTACAACTTGGCGCGATGCGGCTGAATTTATGGCTTTGGGGGCGGGCAATGTACAAGTCTGCACGGCTGCAATGACCTATGGGTTCAAAATCGTGCAAGAGATGATTTCGGGCCTGTCTGAATGGATGGATGAAAAATCGTACACCGCGGTAGACGACTTCATCGGCAAAGCCGTTCCCCAAGTCACCGATTGGCAATATCTCAACCTCAATCATGTGACCAAAGCGCGGATCAACCAAGAAGATTGCATTCAATGCGGGCGCTGCTACGCGGCGTGCGAAGATACCAGCCATCAAGCGATATCGATGAGTGCCGATCGGGTGTTTGAGGTTAAGGATGATGAATGCGTGGCGTGTAATCTCTGTGTGAATGTTTGCCCTGTCGAAGATTGTATCACAATGGAAACGCTTCCCATTGGCGCTTTGGATGAGCGAACCAACCGGGTGATCACACCAGAACCTTTGAATTGGACACAACATCCAAACAATCCAAGCGCGCAGGCGGCAGAGTAA
- a CDS encoding NAD(P)-dependent oxidoreductase, with translation MSHSHSESGIATHRLSAEAYHQNFSDLHPALDGHEALVAADRCYFCYDAPCITACPTDIDIPLFIRQIATGTADAAAKTILTQNILGGMCARVCPTETLCEEACVREAAEGKPVEIGRLQRYATDSLMDTGTHPFKRAAETGKTIAVIGAGPAGLACAHRLAMHGHNVSLFDAQQKAGGLNEFGIAAYKSTNDFAAAEVDWLLQIGGIQLHLGQRLGQELQLPQLLEDHDAVFLGMGLGGVNALGLPSEQIDNVENAVEFIHELRQSENLAALEIGRNIVVIGGGMTAVDASVQAKLLGAEHVHLVYRRGRAQMNASLYEQDLAATKGVNIIANAEPVAVHGNGTVREVEFAYTRSSEKGLERTGETFRLAADQVFKAIGQTLHDAPADLTLEGRKIAVSQNGQTSHPKVWAGGDCAAGGDDLTVTAVAQGRDAAESIHQTLMG, from the coding sequence ATGTCACACTCGCATTCTGAATCCGGCATTGCAACACATCGCCTCAGCGCGGAGGCCTATCACCAGAACTTTTCTGATCTGCATCCCGCTTTGGATGGGCACGAGGCGCTGGTGGCCGCAGATCGCTGTTATTTTTGCTATGACGCGCCCTGCATAACCGCTTGCCCCACCGATATTGATATTCCCCTATTCATTCGCCAAATCGCCACTGGCACAGCGGATGCAGCGGCGAAAACCATATTAACGCAAAATATCCTTGGGGGTATGTGCGCCCGAGTCTGCCCAACAGAAACGTTATGCGAAGAGGCCTGCGTGCGCGAAGCCGCAGAGGGAAAGCCGGTCGAGATCGGGCGTTTACAACGCTATGCGACAGACAGTCTGATGGATACAGGCACCCACCCGTTTAAGCGGGCCGCAGAAACTGGCAAAACAATCGCCGTGATTGGCGCTGGACCCGCCGGGTTGGCCTGCGCGCATCGCTTGGCGATGCATGGCCATAACGTTAGCCTGTTTGACGCCCAGCAAAAAGCCGGTGGTTTGAACGAATTTGGCATTGCCGCCTATAAATCGACCAATGATTTTGCGGCTGCCGAAGTGGATTGGTTGCTTCAAATCGGAGGCATTCAGCTGCATCTGGGCCAACGGCTTGGTCAAGAGCTACAATTACCGCAGCTGCTTGAGGATCATGACGCCGTTTTTCTGGGTATGGGGCTTGGCGGCGTGAACGCGCTTGGGCTGCCCTCAGAGCAGATTGACAACGTCGAAAATGCGGTCGAATTCATCCATGAATTACGCCAATCAGAGAACTTGGCCGCGCTTGAAATAGGCCGCAATATCGTGGTGATCGGGGGCGGAATGACCGCGGTGGATGCTTCGGTGCAGGCAAAACTGCTGGGGGCAGAGCATGTCCATCTGGTGTATCGACGGGGGCGCGCACAAATGAATGCCTCGCTGTATGAGCAGGATTTGGCGGCCACCAAAGGCGTGAATATTATCGCCAATGCAGAACCGGTCGCAGTGCATGGCAATGGCACCGTGCGCGAAGTTGAATTCGCCTATACGCGAAGTTCAGAAAAGGGCCTTGAACGCACAGGTGAAACCTTTCGGCTGGCCGCAGATCAAGTATTCAAGGCAATTGGGCAAACTTTACATGACGCCCCGGCAGACCTAACACTTGAGGGGCGAAAAATCGCGGTTTCCCAAAATGGCCAAACCTCACATCCTAAAGTTTGGGCCGGAGGGGATTGCGCCGCGGGCGGCGATGATCTGACAGTGACCGCAGTGGCGCAAGGCCGCGATGCCGCCGAGAGCATTCATCAAACGCTTATGGGCTGA